In Oryctolagus cuniculus chromosome 18, mOryCun1.1, whole genome shotgun sequence, the DNA window TTCAGAGTTTCAGAATTCAAAAAATGGGTTCTAGGGGCTGGTGGCgtagcatagcaagttacactgccgcctgtgaggctggcatcccacgtggtcaccggtttgagatccggctgctccacttctgatccagctccctgctgtggcctgggaaagcagtggaggatggcccaagtgcttggggccctgcacccacatgggggacctggaagaagctcctggctcctggctttggcctgccccagccctagtcactgcagtcatttggggagtgaaccagcagatgggagacctctctctgtctctaccactcactgtctctaactctgcctttcaaataaattaaattaaaaaaaataccattcaTATAGAAAggcaaaaatctaaaaaaagaacacGGATGGAGAACTGGTACTGCGTGTACTTGGCTTCAGCAGTCGATCTCTGGCGTGCGTCTCGTCTTTTCTGGTGGGGATGTTGAGGTGGGCTCGGCTAGAGGTGtccctgggagccctggactCCTGAGCACAGACCTCGGTGAGTGTGGCGGTGCTTCCGGGAAGGACCCCGCCTGGAGCCAGGGGACCAGGCTGCTCACTGTCCAGCCACGCTGGGTCTCGAGGCCTAGCAGCCAGGCCTGTCCGTCAGTGAGGTGGTATGGGAACTGACCCACAGCGGCTGCTGGCTGCACGCTGCAGTGGTGGGCTGGAGGAGCCACAGACACTGCCAGGGCCGGCAAGCCCGGATGCTTAACTACTTGGCCCTGAAATTCCTGCTCTAGTGCGTGTCTGTATTTGGATGCTTGGGGAATCTCAACAGGTGAAAAATACAACGTAAAACGTCCAATGCGTAAACTCACCGGTCCAGTGGCACTGCCCccgtccctcccccagccccctgctgggtTCAGCTGTGCCCAGTGTGGAGTGGCAGCCTTGCTGGCCAGTTGGCAGCGTGGCGTGGAGCCCGGTCCCTTCTCTGACTGCCATGGTGCTCCCAAGGGCCCCAAGAGAAGAGTTTCAGCTGGCGGAGCCCCTGGGGGCCTCGAGAGCTTGTCTTCTCCCGGGtagggctgtgcccaccctggggccggggccggggcccctACCTGCCAGCTGTGAAACAGGTCCCGTTAGCAGCACCGATGGTTGAAAACGCCACGAACACTGGGACAATCCATGAGGCTGGGTAGAGGACGCGGTCCCCAAAGGTCTAGGAGGGAAGTGAAAGGGGTCCTGGGGACCTTTCTCGCCTCCAAGAGGCGCCCCCACCCACGTCCCCCGCGGGCTCAGGTCCTCTGAGGATGGTGGAGAGAGCTGGTCCTGCACAGAGCAGACTTGGCCTTTTTCCTCTCCAGCTGCTACAGAAGCCCCCGCTCCTGGGCCTCGCGGCTCCCTGAGCCCTCTCTGGGACTGCCCCGTGCCCCAAGACTTAGTCGTCCTGCGGTGGCCTCAGGGGACCCAAACCATGACCTGCCCCTTACCTGTCGTTCttggctgccctgggcccagccctcggcccccacccccgcactcACCACAGCCACGGCCTGGGACTGCAGCAGCTCCGTGGGCGTCATCACCGTGAAGTAGGAGATGTTGATGAGGATGTAGCACACGGTCACCAGCGGGATCCCGAAGATGATGGCCAGCGGCAGGTTTCTGGGAGGGCGAGAGCAGAGCGGCGGCGGGAGGCGCTTCCTCCACGCTCCAGGGCCGCTCCTGCCCTGTCCCTCGGGCAGGGCCAGGGGACATTTTCACACCGGAGTTCTCCCTCTCAGGCTCTTGTTTAAGGCAAAACCACCCAGAAATAAAGGCCGCTAGGGTTCTGCCTCCCGCCAGGGCCGGTGAGAGGGGCCCTGCCCTTCCGCCTCCCCTACCTGAAGGGGTTTCGGAGTTCTTCTGTGATGTAATTGAGTTGATTCCTGCAGAAGAGACAGAActttgagttttgtttgttttgctgagGCACGTTGgaggctgtctctgcctctctctctccatctccctccctcaggatgtggtctctgcctccccccacaGCCAAGTCCATGCTGCCCCACGCCCTTGAACCCCCAGAGCTCTGAGCAACACAAAGCTCCTCTCTTTATGAAGTTACCCGACTGCAGCCATTTCACTATAGCGATGGAAAATGTTTTAATAGAGGGGGAAGCACATGGACTGTTGGCCTCATTCAAGATTCCCCGCCATCGGGAGACAACCCGGCAGGAATGCAGGGAAATCGCCCGGAGGGCTGGTGACAGCGGAGTTCGGGGCTCTACCATGACCTGCACCTCTGGCAGTTTCCACGGGAATTCTGTGGATTTTCAAAGAATAATCAGGAGTAGCAAGAACCCAGGTGCTCCGAATAAAACGGAAGATTCTTTGTCTGAAAAGGGACTGGAACCTAGAAATGGATCTTGGGAAGGAAAGACCAGCCTGGTGGGTGGCCATGATTGCCCCCGAGACCCATCAACAGAATCTCATCAACCAAGCCCAAGAGTCTCGAGGTTGAATTACGAGCGCTGTTGGATGTTCTCAGCCTTGGCGAGTGCTTGGGCATCGTGGCTGCCTCTCACCCAGCTGCGCCTGGATTTTCCCGGAAGGACTGTGCTCGGGGCCCCACCACTGCCTGCCCACAGGGCACTGGGTCAGGGACAGGCGCCCCGCCAGACCTGGGGGAAGCACAGGTGTCTGGGTGTCTGTGGGACCTCAGGGGAACAGAAAGATAAGGAGTTGGGTGAGTCACATACGGGACATGTGAAGGTGAATTTGAGGGTTACACTGAACCCCAGAAAGGGGAAGTCCTCGCAAGAGATGAACTTAGTCTTAAGGAACCCTGCCCGATTTGTGCCACCCGAGGAGTGCCCAGCTCGCTCACCAGCCATCATAAGCCCAGAGCCCATTGTACAATGCCAGACTGATGGCTCCCACCGAGACTTCTGCACCCTCGAAGGAATTCTCGAAATTCTTCGTGTTTCCTGTAAGTGAGCCAGACAGCACGAGGGGGGTGTCACCTGAGCACATGGCAACCCTGCGCCCATCTCTGTGTGAGAGAAGGGTTCCTGTGCTGGGAAGCGAGACCACTGAAGCCCTGCCAGGCGTCCTTCGAGACAGGCTCCCAGGGCAGGATGGCTctgggtgggggggcggggggaggcgtGCAGGCGTGGTGGGCCCGTCCTCCCGTCCTGCCGCTGGTCACCTTGGGCCAGGAGGACAAGTCcgctgatgatgatgatggccaCGATCACCAGCTTGGCCGCTGTGAAGAAGTTCTGCACGTAGCTGCCCAACCGCACGCTCAGCGAGTTCACAGTGGTGATGAGCACTGGGGAGGGTCAAGGGGCAGCGCTCTGCTCGTGGGGTTTCCAGCAGGCCCTGCTGGgagcctccttcctgccccccgccccccagtggGATTTATCTCCTGCATGCCAAGAGGGTAGGAGCCAAACAAAGGGATTTCAGGACCTTGAAAATGCACCTGGTGGCCTTTGCGACCCAGGGCCCCGCCgcggccacagcctgcagcccctGACACACGCGCGGCTTCTCGGCACCACAGGGATggccggggccaggagccagccctgccctgtctcCCCCTCAGCCCCAGAACGGCTTCTCTCTGCACATGGAGGACCAAGGTCAGACTCCCTCTGTGCCGGGGCTGCCCGGGTGCCAGGCGTGGGTACTCACTGATGGCTGCGGCGGCCAGGCACTTCACAACGACTTTGGGAGGCTCGCAGCCTGAGTAGAAGGGCGTCGCCACGTACTCAGAGAAGCTAAGGCAGATGATGGCGAAGGACGAGGGCTTCATGACCAAGAGGCTGCTCCAGGAGAAGAGGTAGGCGGGGATGGGGCCGAAGGCCTCCATCAGGTAGGGGTACTCACCCCCCGACTTGGTGATCATGGTGCCGAGCTCCGCAAAGCACAGAGCCCCTGGAACACACAGAGGAAGGGTTCCCAGAGCCCACCGTGAGGTCTGCCCTGGTCCAAGGAAGGTtccggcctcccacatggaggccGGTGCTCAGGCCAGCCCGGCACGGTCCTCTCCCTCCAGGCGGCCCCACAGTCCAGCCCTGGGTCACTGAGTCACAGCCTGATTGGcccttccctgcccaggcccaTGGGAAGGGAGTCCAGCATCGAAGGCAGGGCACGGGGAGCAGCATCCGTTACCTAGAGTCCCAAGGACCCCGCAGGCCGCCCAGATGATGAGGCAGGGTCCCACGGCTTGCGTGTTGCTAAGCACAGACTTGGGGGAGATGAAGATCCCAGAGCCGATGATGGTGCCCACGATTATGCAGATGCCACTGATCAGACCCACCTGGGAtgtgaggagggaaggggagagtcCACGCTGCCAGAGACCCACTCAGGGCCAGAGGTGCCCCCAGCTGAACCCGGGCCCAGGGCCCCGGCACTTGCAGCTTGTGCTGCTGcagtggcaacagctggagcttggcttaGGAGAGCGTCAAGTcagcgccagccctgtggcgcagtgggttaggccactgcctgtgatgccggcatcccatatgggcaccggttcatgtcctggctgttccacttctaaaccatctccctgctaatagcctggaaaagcagcagaaggtggcccaagtgcttgagccctgcaccctcctggctcctggcttcaacctggcccagccctggccatgcagccacctggggagtgaaccagtggatgggaaattctccctccccacccctctctccttcttcctgtccCTTTCTCTCAAACTCTTTGaactagataaatcttttttgaaaatgtataaatgaatagctttctggggaaaaaaaaaagagcatcaaGTTGATTAATCCCTAGTccagtgcatttaaaaaaaaaaaaaaaaaaaaaaaaaagacggactgatttgaaaggcagagtgacggagatgTTCtgtctgtgccacaacaccagccccggcCCCACGACTGAGCATGCGCCATCATCCCATCTTACAGAGGAGCCAACTGAGGAGCGGAAGGTTAAGTCGCAGCCTGCAGTTATGCAGCCAGGCAGGACAGACCTGGCTGGGGTCCCACGTGCCTAACGGAAACACACAGGCACATCGAGCAGTCAGGTCAGCGCCGAGAAAAGCCCTTCTGACGCACGTCTTGCTGGGCAGAGCGGAAAGCTCTTCAGTAGAGGAAAGCCAGAGCCTGGTCCTGGCTGGAGGCGCCACGCGGGGGCGAGCAGGGGCGGCCCCCCAGGGACAGAAGCTCTGGCAACCCAGAACTTGCCTTGATGCCATTTCGCAGAGTGCACTGAGAACACAACCTGGGTCAGGTCCACGCTCCTATGAAGCTCACGAGCAGGCAAAACTGACCTGCAGTGGTAGAAACTCAGGGCTGGGGGCCCTCCTGGAAAGGGGGCGAGGGGCGTTTTCTGGGCCACCACATTTGTCAAGATTCACTAAACTGAGCCCTAATGATGCACGCACTTTGCCATTTGTAAGTTACATACCAATCAAGGCAAGAAGCCGGACTCAGGGCCCTGCTCAAAGCCTCAGCCCTTGGAAGTGGCCAAGGCCTGACATCCAGAGCCCCAGGTCAATGAGCCCAAAAGGTGAGGATGACCTGACCTGGACTGCAGGCTGGCCATGCGAGGGATCCCTGGCATACCTGAGCAGGGGTCCCTCTGAGCTGTCCCCTCCTCGGCCCTCCTAAGAGGCCAAGGTTTGGCTTACAAATGTCTGTCCCAAATCCTCCCTCTGGCCCAGGGATGCTGGTTCTGAGTTACCAAGCTCTGGAGCCGCCTGAGTCTGGGACAGGCTAGGGATTTGCTCAGCTGTGCCCTGCTGCGAGGCCACCATGGATCCCAGACACCGTTACTGCAAGCAGGTCTGAGACTGGCGGCGGCAGGGCGGGTGCTGCTGCCCCGTCGCCCAGGACCCCAGGCCAAGCAGCCAGGCCATGCCACTGGTCAAGCCCCAGAGTCTTGGTGAACCCCTTCCTCTGTCCCCGACACTGCCAGGCACCCCCGCCCAGACCTCTGCAGCCTGTCCTGGCCTTGAGGCCTTCCCTGAGCCTGCACTTGTTCTGAGAATACTctggggagccgggagcctcccTGTCCTGCCGTGTCTGGCCCCTGATGTCCCCACACAGCGGGGACTGGCACAGCGTGGGGCCCCGGGCCCCTTTCTGCTTCCACCCCACTCTGAAAGCGCCCCTTCCTTCCAGGCCCgggaccagccccagctccctgccacaccGCAGCCCCGCGTGTTTATCCCTGTTGCGCCCCATGAAGAGAGAAGTGGCTACTGCTGAAGAGACTCACAGCTGTGAGAACAGGTGCTTGGCCAGGGTGCCCCAGTGGAGACCCCAACCATCACCAGGCCCTCTCTGACCAAGTGCAGGCCTTCCACATGCTTGGCCAGCAGGCAGAAACGCACACATGAACTTCATGTCTGCCTGTGTGAAGTTCAAGAGAATATGCCGAGTCCAGGCTGGGAGGCAAAGAGGGACACAGAGGTGTGGTGGGAGGATTGCTCGCTAGAGGCGTGGCTGATGAAGACGACCACACCATCGGCTCACCCTGGGCACCACCGGGgaccctcctgcccctgcccctcctccagacACCCCAGGCCTGGGAGGACCCGCCGGGGGGCGAGACCACCTCACCTCCTTTTGGAGGCTCGTGGTCTTGGGTTCGTCGCTCTGGATGGACTTCTCATCTTCCCGCCGTCTTCTCGGGACCGTCTCCcccattccttcctccctcccgctAGCTCCAGGGGGCTGCAAATAAAGCACAGGTGGGGTCTGGATCCCGCCAAGCAGACCAGACACAGACGGCAGCCCCGTCAGGGCCCTGCCTTGCTCGAGGGTCTGGGACTCCAGATACAGCCAGCGTTTTAGCGGGGTGCCATTGTCAGCCCCAAGGCACAATACGCCAAGAGTACAAAGCGGCTTCATAGGTTCATGGGAAACGGAATGAGAAGTTTATGCAGGACTCTTGAAAATGCATAGTAAGGGAAAAGCTATGCCCGATTTCAAGGTTTTCTGGCATCCAAGTAACctgtcttttcatttgattttttccaTGAGGTTTCTGAAGTTCCCCTGGATTGTTCacgcggggtggggtggggtgggaccaGCTTCCGGGGTCCTTCCCCGAGCTCCAGGGCTCGTGTtgcacctgtcgctccccgtcctCAGCTGTGACGCACTTGGAAAGGATGCTTCCTCCAGGGGCCGACATCGCTGTTTCCCAAAGTCAAACCACACGGGACTGCACACGGGACTGCCCTTAGCAGAATCGAGTCCAAcgaaggaattttttttccccctttacaaCTCCTTTGCAAGACTAAGGTACCCCTTGTGGGATAACACACAAGTTCACTGATGCATTGCATGAAAAATTCTACTGGGAAAACCGGTTCCAGGCTGAACCAGGCGATGGTCATGTCAGTGAATCCTTTCCGGGCCCCTGCAGCACAGCGGCAAGCCCTCCCGTCACCCCGCCGGCCTTACCTTCCTCCTTGACCTTGCCGTGCCAGAGGACCTGCCGCCCCAGCTAACTGCCTGCGTCTGCACACTGAGCCCTAGGAATGGCCATGTCTTGTGCCTGGGAGTGAAGGAAGCCAGAGGGTACAGAGGTCAGCCACGGTAATTATTAAACACCACAGTAATTATTAAACACCTTTGTTCCCCCTTAGAAAGCAGCTTAAAAGGTGAGAGTCAGGAAATCCCACCCTCGCCCCCGCCACCCAGatgttttgtttacttttcactccatttttctTAAAACCAGACTCTCCCGCGTCAGTTGGAGAACTCTCTCCACACAGCAGAAATCCTGCCCTTATTTGGGAATCAGAGGAGATAAGCTTTGCAACCAGCTCTTCTGTTACCCTAACAGGCTGTGTTCCCCATTGGAGCCAAGCAGCGCCCACAAGAACTGCTGTGTCTGTAACTTAGCTACGGCTTCTTCCCCGCCCAGGATCCTTACACGTTCCCTGCGGTTCTGAGCAggtggagggtgggcagggcaTCCTGTTCACTGCTGCCAGGGCTGGTGTGGTGCCACCTGGAACCCCAGCGGGAACTTGTGGGGAGGCCTGGGGCCGCCTGCCCTGCACAGCTCTGCACGGTGCCcgtcagggctggcgctggggccgTTCACACGGGTCAGACCCCTGCTCAGCTGACGACAGATGCAAAGGGGGCCACAAAGGGCACCAGTCCCACACTCTCATTTGCCtgatggggaaaccgaggccgCAGAACTCGGACTCTCGACCTGGGACCTGCATTTGAGTCTGGCTCCCCTGGGGAGGGGACGGAGGTCATGGGTGGACCTCGGCAGCCGCTGTAAACACTACTGGCAGCCAAGGCCGGtctctgggaagaagctccttatCAGCAAGGCAGGTGCGGCTGAGCCTGAGGAGGGGACAGCAGAGGCTCAGCGTCAAGTGTGGGAGCCGGGGCATTGCCACTGTTACCCTCAGTCAAAACTCCCTGATAGCCGGATGGGCACACAGGTCAcccaggcagggcctggccaggcaaACTTTGGGGCAGCCAGGTCTGTTCTCTCCCGGAGGGGCCTGAGAAGCTTGTCCCCTTCCCTTAGGAGGGCCAAGGCTCCTCGGCTGCCCCAGGCTTGTTGGGGGTGGCCCCAGAAGTATGTCCTACCATAGCAGCATGCCCCTCAGAGCGTCTGGCCCATCTGTATTTGCAAAACACTGCAGAGTGCTCCCTTGGTCAAGGATGTTCCCTCCTGGGGACAGACAGCAGGGCAGGGTGCAGCCAGACAGCCTCACAACCCCAcccaccagccccagggcctcaggCTCTGAATCTGTAGAGGGGCCAGTGATGGCACGCCCTCCCCCACCTACGGCCCTTGGGAAGGGCTGCAGGTTTCCCACTGGACTTCAGCCTTTTATGAGTGCAGAGGAGCCGCTGGGCTTATAGGGACAGGCACTGGTTTGCCACACCCGGCACGAGGGTCCTTTGTCAAGTCAGAGATCACTGATCAGTTCATTTGAGGCCCATGTGAGCATTTTCTAAGGCTGTGTctctttggggccggcactgtggtgtagtgggtaaagctacacCTGTAGTGTAGGTACACCTGTAGTGTAGAAGCTACCGCctgtaatgccagtatcccatatgggcaccggctcaagtcccagctgctccacttcctatccagttctctgccatggcctgggaaaacagcggaagatgccccaagtccttgggcctctgcaccggggagacccggaggaagttcctggcttcggatcggcccagctctggtcattccatctgctgggatggaagacctctctgcctctctgtaactctgcctttcaaatcaataaataaatcttcaaaaaaatacattcattgtattataaaagataaataaagctGTGTCTCTCACCCAACTTCCAACCCAGCAGAGCAAATATTCCATCAATTGTCATGTGTTTTTTTCCTTACGGCAAATACCATGGATTTGATTCAAAAACCAGAGATGTTCTCCCATTAGGCATGGGCGCTTTGTGCTTCGGGGCCTGAAGTTTTGCCTCCCGGCAGTCAGTCTCTCTTCTAGTTAACCTCCTAGGAAGCCTCATTCAACTCCATTATTTCCTAAGACTCTGCTAAAGCTTTTGACCTTCACTTTGAAACTACTTTTTCTGATTGCAAAGACGCTCCCAGTTTGCTGATGCTGACACCACCTGCACTTTCTCTCCTCTTTGGCTTGTATCAGGTCCCCTCTTCCtgtaatggattttaaaaacGTGTTTACGCTGGCAGTGTGCCTCCTTCTGCGGTCTCCGGGCATCTTATTCTCTGGCTCCCCGTGCTGTGACGGAGGCTGGGTCTTTGGCCAACGTTCATCCCTTACCACGTACCAGGCCGGTGCTCCAGTCCTGCCTCAAGCTTTCAATGTTCTTCCGCTCACTGAATTGCTGGGCCCTATACTCCTTCCTATTGCTGCTGGCAGTAGTCTGGGATCTTGGGGAGCTCTGAGACAGCTGTGACAGGAATGACAGCTGCTACTGACCTGCTAATTCCCGACCAGAGGGACTTGTGTCAAGGCTCTGGAATGTGCAAAGTCTTTCAATATCAAGGACTGATAGTCACACCATTAAACAATTACCAGGAAGAATAGGATTCTGAGACTCTTATCTGGGAACCATCTATGTATCACTCTTTATATGCCCAGGAACCGCTGGCGTGCGCAAGTCTGCCTTAGGACTTTGTCAGGCATTTGTATGTgtcccaagtattttttttttttttttttttttttttttagtggctAATCTCCTTGGGAAAATCAGTGCTCTTTCTTGGAATTTTCTCGTTTTCCCCTACAACGTGACTTCTTGTCCTGCTCCCTAACCCCACACCTCCTCACTGGTCATTGTCATTACTCCTGGTTCCATGGTCATCCATGGGGAAAGGCTGTTAGCT includes these proteins:
- the SLC7A9 gene encoding B(0,+)-type amino acid transporter 1 — translated: MGETVPRRRREDEKSIQSDEPKTTSLQKEVGLISGICIIVGTIIGSGIFISPKSVLSNTQAVGPCLIIWAACGVLGTLGALCFAELGTMITKSGGEYPYLMEAFGPIPAYLFSWSSLLVMKPSSFAIICLSFSEYVATPFYSGCEPPKVVVKCLAAAAIMLITTVNSLSVRLGSYVQNFFTAAKLVIVAIIIISGLVLLAQGNTKNFENSFEGAEVSVGAISLALYNGLWAYDGWNQLNYITEELRNPFRNLPLAIIFGIPLVTVCYILINISYFTVMTPTELLQSQAVAVTFGDRVLYPASWIVPVFVAFSTIGAANGTCFTAGRLVYVAGREGHMLKVLSYISVRRLTPAPAIIFYGIVATIYIIPGDINSLVNYFSFATWLFYGLTILGLIVMRFTRKELERPIKVPIFIPILVTFIAAFLVLAPVITNPAWEYLYCVLFILSGLVFYFLFVYYKFEWAQKISKPITMHLQMLMEVVPPEPDPK
- the SLC7A9 gene encoding B(0,+)-type amino acid transporter 1 isoform X1 is translated as MGETVPRRRREDEKSIQSDEPKTTSLQKEVGLISGICIIVGTIIGSGIFISPKSVLSNTQAVGPCLIIWAACGVLGTLGALCFAELGTMITKSGGEYPYLMEAFGPIPAYLFSWSSLLVMKPSSFAIICLSFSEYVATPFYSGCEPPKVVVKCLAAAAIMLITTVNSLSVRLGSYVQNFFTAAKLVIVAIIIISGLVLLAQGNTKNFENSFEGAEVSVGAISLALYNGLWAYDGWNQLNYITEELRNPFRNLPLAIIFGIPLVTVCYILINISYFTVMTPTELLQSQAVAVTFGDRVLYPASWIVPVFVAFSTIGAANGTCFTAGRLVYVAGREGHMLKVLSYISVRRLTPAPAIIFYGIVATIYIIPGDINSLVNYFSFATWLFYGLTILGLIVMRFTRKELERPIKSPSPCTSRCSWKLCRRSQTPSDKFVSCNQLNAVRSLFL